The Desulfobacterales bacterium genome has a window encoding:
- a CDS encoding ABC transporter ATP-binding protein, producing the protein MSGTAITIENLGKKYIISHQAPERYTALRDVIANKAKKMTQNILSPFRKIESDSSKEEFWALKDVSFEVKQGEVIGIIGRNGAGKTTLLKILSRITEPTTGRFRIKGRVSSLLEVGTGFHPELTGRENIFLNGAILGMGKAEIKRKFDEIVTFAEIEKFLDTPVKRYSSGMYVRLAFAVAAHLEPEILIVDEVLAVGDAQFQKKCLGKMGDVAKEGRTVLFVSHNMAALKSLCEKAIWLNGGTVIENGYAEDVVSNYLQNNMSVNMDRVWDDPETAPGNKKVSLHSVKISYEGEKEAKSITVATPIDLEFEFWNYEPGSLINLSVVLYDNQDVCIFNTCSDAIVYPAGKVKSVCHIPGNFMNDGIYRVRLLIVKDQSVALVDLDNIASFEVHDAERKGVWYGKWIGTVRPKFNWDSFYIG; encoded by the coding sequence ATGTCCGGCACAGCAATAACAATTGAAAATCTTGGCAAAAAATACATTATCAGTCATCAGGCTCCGGAACGTTATACCGCCTTAAGAGATGTCATTGCCAATAAAGCAAAAAAGATGACCCAAAACATTCTATCTCCCTTCAGGAAAATAGAATCTGATTCTTCAAAAGAAGAATTCTGGGCGCTTAAGGATGTTTCATTTGAAGTAAAGCAGGGTGAAGTCATCGGAATTATCGGACGAAACGGTGCTGGGAAAACCACACTGTTAAAAATCTTATCGCGTATTACCGAACCGACTACCGGCCGTTTTCGAATTAAAGGTCGGGTGTCCAGCCTCCTCGAAGTCGGGACCGGTTTTCACCCCGAGCTGACTGGGCGTGAGAATATTTTTCTCAATGGCGCTATTCTGGGTATGGGAAAAGCCGAAATAAAAAGAAAGTTTGATGAAATCGTAACCTTTGCAGAAATAGAAAAATTTTTAGATACACCGGTAAAACGATATTCGAGCGGCATGTATGTTCGCCTTGCTTTTGCTGTTGCTGCTCATCTTGAACCTGAGATATTAATTGTTGACGAGGTGCTTGCTGTCGGCGATGCACAGTTTCAAAAGAAATGCCTGGGCAAGATGGGGGATGTGGCCAAGGAAGGACGGACAGTATTGTTTGTCAGCCATAACATGGCGGCATTAAAAAGTTTATGTGAAAAGGCCATTTGGTTGAACGGCGGGACCGTGATTGAAAACGGTTATGCTGAAGATGTTGTTTCAAACTATCTTCAAAACAACATGTCGGTCAATATGGATCGGGTCTGGGATGATCCTGAAACCGCCCCTGGAAACAAGAAGGTGAGTCTGCATTCTGTCAAAATATCGTATGAAGGTGAAAAAGAGGCCAAAAGCATCACCGTCGCTACTCCCATAGATCTGGAATTTGAATTCTGGAATTATGAACCCGGTTCCCTGATTAATTTGAGTGTTGTGCTTTATGACAATCAGGACGTATGCATTTTCAATACGTGCTCAGACGCCATAGTCTATCCAGCCGGGAAGGTGAAAAGTGTTTGCCATATTCCGGGGAACTTTATGAATGATGGTATCTACCGGGTTCGCCTGCTTATTGTCAAAGACCAAAGTGTGGCCCTGGTTGACCTTGACAATATTGCATCATTTGAGGTGCATGATGCTGAACGCAAGGGCGTATGGTACGGCAAGTGGATCGGTACGGTACGACCAA